From a single Campylobacter concisus genomic region:
- a CDS encoding 4Fe-4S dicluster domain-containing protein — translation MKKHKFVIADYKRCIGCATCMAACFKSAYERGKLSRARLSVLREATGVMPTQCRQCDDGPCANVCPTGALRFNDNCIELHEEICIGCKMCTIACPYGAISSSAELMPSVNYAVEPKYNLEIESQSGAKNIAVKCDMCFGRENGPACVDVCPTSALVMIDPEEGKHKLGKRIDYEAANKFATKILNGQGA, via the coding sequence ATGAAAAAACATAAATTTGTGATTGCCGATTATAAACGCTGTATAGGATGTGCAACCTGCATGGCTGCATGTTTTAAGAGCGCTTATGAACGCGGCAAGCTGTCACGTGCAAGGCTAAGTGTGCTAAGAGAAGCTACTGGCGTTATGCCAACTCAGTGCAGACAATGCGACGATGGTCCTTGTGCGAATGTGTGTCCAACTGGAGCGTTGCGATTTAATGATAATTGCATCGAGCTTCACGAGGAAATTTGTATAGGCTGTAAGATGTGCACGATCGCTTGTCCTTACGGTGCGATAAGCTCAAGTGCAGAGCTTATGCCTTCAGTAAATTACGCTGTCGAGCCAAAGTACAACCTTGAGATAGAGTCACAATCAGGTGCAAAAAATATCGCTGTTAAATGCGATATGTGCTTTGGTCGTGAGAACGGACCAGCTTGTGTTGATGTCTGTCCAACGAGTGCTCTTGTTATGATTGATCCAGAAGAGGGTAAACATAAACTTGGCAAGAGGATAGATTATGAAGCAGCGAATAAATTTGCTACTAAAATTTTAAACGGACAAGGAGCATAA
- a CDS encoding MBL fold metallo-hydrolase, which produces MGIFIVILLLIVAVFVFMRFAPVFGGVPDIKSQKLIKASPNFNGKVFINLEPTIDMVKNNPQASMLNFVRQTLFPPKGKLPTKPLPNLKFDANALKNGEFIWLGHVSLICKLDDKTIITDPVLYRAFPLPIGGKPFAYEHAITTSDYPDAIDIALISHDHYDHLDHKTILELKDRICKFLVPLGVKAHLVKWGVDESKIYEFDWFGEQKIGNLNFTFCPSRHFSGRTFKRNTTLWGGWAVEEAGFSFYFSGDGGYGKHFKMINEKFGSFDLVFIENGAYGDGWPYVHMRPEESAQALKDLGAKLGVPVHWGKFDLSYHAWDEPIKRFEKAATKLELNYAMPMIGEVFTAQNPPRKKWWEEI; this is translated from the coding sequence ATGGGAATTTTTATAGTTATACTTTTGCTTATTGTTGCAGTTTTTGTATTTATGAGATTTGCCCCAGTTTTTGGTGGCGTGCCAGATATTAAAAGCCAAAAGCTGATAAAGGCTTCGCCAAATTTTAACGGCAAAGTTTTTATAAATTTAGAGCCAACGATTGATATGGTAAAAAATAATCCGCAAGCATCTATGCTAAATTTCGTCCGCCAAACACTTTTTCCACCAAAAGGTAAGCTACCAACTAAGCCTTTGCCAAATTTAAAATTTGATGCAAATGCCCTCAAAAATGGTGAGTTTATCTGGCTAGGGCACGTTAGCCTCATATGCAAGCTTGATGACAAAACCATCATCACGGACCCTGTTTTGTACCGAGCATTTCCACTGCCAATTGGCGGTAAGCCCTTTGCCTACGAGCATGCTATCACCACTAGTGACTACCCAGATGCGATCGATATCGCCCTCATCTCGCACGATCACTACGATCATCTTGATCATAAAACGATACTTGAGCTAAAAGATAGAATTTGCAAATTTCTAGTGCCGCTTGGCGTAAAAGCTCACCTTGTAAAATGGGGCGTTGATGAATCTAAAATTTATGAGTTTGACTGGTTTGGTGAGCAAAAAATAGGAAATTTAAACTTCACGTTTTGCCCTTCAAGGCACTTTAGCGGGCGCACATTTAAAAGAAACACGACACTTTGGGGTGGCTGGGCGGTTGAAGAGGCTGGCTTTAGCTTTTATTTTAGCGGAGATGGCGGATACGGCAAACATTTTAAGATGATAAATGAGAAATTTGGCTCATTTGATCTAGTTTTTATAGAAAATGGTGCTTACGGCGATGGCTGGCCTTACGTGCATATGAGGCCAGAGGAGTCGGCGCAAGCGCTAAAAGATCTTGGTGCAAAGCTTGGTGTACCGGTGCACTGGGGTAAATTTGATCTATCTTATCACGCTTGGGATGAGCCGATCAAGCGTTTTGAAAAGGCAGCGACAAAACTTGAGCTAAACTACGCAATGCCGATGATCGGGGAAGTTTTCACCGCACAAAATCCGCCTAGAAAAAAATGGTGGGAGGAAATTTAG
- a CDS encoding proton-conducting transporter membrane subunit — translation MTTVYMLFLVSAVVSILLYCAPKAAVKVGFGLSALSCFYAMCHFVANMGVSDSFALMDGFLYSPKFALNPLGNFFSFVVVFIGFASSVYGMSYADEYIKKANVGVFACLFNTFILSMLLVISADNVFCFVVLWELMTLISSFLIIVNDGKNTLKAVMVYLGIAQIGAFCITCGLLITAYYAGSFEFSAFMGVKMPFGASVAVFALFLVGFGSKAGMWPFHVWLPQAHPAAPSNVSALMSGVMIKVALFTLVKFTLYLPLSTYFGLTILALGAASSLFGVLYALCQHDFKALLAYHSVENIGIILLGLGTGIYGVAAGNLTLAAVGFLAGCYHVVNHAIFKGLLFLCAGSVIHATHTQNMDILGGLAKKMPWTSLGMFIGIMGIAALPPVNGFVSEWFTYQGMLQGAMGEGTLVRYAFTLGVVALALTGVLVGMHLKLYAVIFAGTPRDQKIWENAKESPIGMVLGMIILMIGCVGFGLGANYIVDYIMQAVNSIAISDYKASLGAINVTSPIGSMISTPLIALVLCATMILPFIILAVMKANRDKPRETDPWACGFKYSSRMQMTGGPFTGDLRKIMQWLFRADKKIVTRNYFDAVEYHNHPKDIWWGMFYEPVIKWCMKFADKLGIVQSGYTNIYTLYILVYLCAILAVGYFLV, via the coding sequence ATGACTACGGTTTATATGCTATTTCTTGTAAGTGCCGTCGTTAGCATCTTGCTTTATTGTGCTCCAAAGGCCGCTGTAAAGGTTGGTTTTGGACTAAGCGCTTTAAGCTGTTTTTACGCGATGTGCCACTTTGTTGCAAATATGGGAGTAAGCGATAGCTTTGCTCTTATGGATGGCTTTTTGTATTCGCCAAAATTTGCGCTAAATCCACTTGGAAATTTCTTTAGCTTTGTAGTTGTTTTCATCGGATTTGCAAGTAGCGTTTATGGTATGAGCTATGCAGATGAGTACATCAAAAAAGCAAACGTTGGCGTATTTGCATGTTTGTTTAATACATTCATTCTTTCAATGCTTCTAGTAATTAGCGCTGATAATGTATTTTGCTTTGTTGTTTTATGGGAGCTTATGACTCTTATTTCATCATTTCTTATCATCGTCAATGATGGTAAAAATACACTTAAAGCAGTTATGGTATATCTTGGCATCGCACAAATCGGTGCATTTTGTATCACCTGTGGCTTGCTTATCACTGCATACTACGCAGGAAGCTTTGAGTTTAGCGCATTTATGGGCGTTAAGATGCCATTTGGCGCTTCTGTTGCTGTATTTGCGCTATTTTTGGTCGGCTTTGGTAGTAAAGCTGGTATGTGGCCATTTCACGTTTGGCTTCCACAAGCTCACCCAGCAGCCCCATCAAACGTTTCAGCCCTTATGTCAGGCGTTATGATTAAAGTTGCTCTATTTACATTAGTTAAATTTACACTTTACTTGCCACTTAGCACATATTTTGGACTTACTATACTCGCTCTTGGTGCAGCTAGCTCACTATTTGGTGTTTTATACGCTCTTTGCCAACACGACTTTAAGGCTTTGCTTGCTTATCACTCAGTTGAGAATATAGGTATCATCTTGCTAGGTCTTGGTACAGGAATTTACGGCGTTGCAGCCGGAAATTTAACACTTGCAGCAGTAGGTTTTCTAGCAGGTTGCTACCACGTAGTTAACCACGCTATATTTAAAGGTCTGCTTTTCCTTTGCGCTGGTTCAGTTATCCACGCTACTCATACACAAAATATGGACATCCTTGGTGGTCTTGCTAAAAAGATGCCATGGACAAGCCTTGGTATGTTTATAGGTATCATGGGTATCGCAGCTTTACCTCCAGTAAATGGCTTTGTTTCAGAGTGGTTTACATATCAAGGTATGCTTCAAGGTGCGATGGGAGAAGGAACATTAGTTAGATATGCATTTACACTTGGCGTCGTAGCTCTTGCGCTAACAGGCGTTTTGGTTGGTATGCACCTTAAACTTTACGCTGTTATATTTGCAGGTACTCCAAGAGATCAAAAAATTTGGGAAAATGCTAAAGAGAGTCCAATAGGCATGGTTCTTGGTATGATCATCCTAATGATAGGCTGCGTTGGCTTTGGTCTTGGCGCAAACTACATAGTTGATTACATCATGCAAGCTGTAAATTCTATCGCTATAAGCGACTATAAAGCTAGCCTTGGTGCTATAAATGTAACTTCACCTATAGGCAGTATGATCTCAACTCCACTTATCGCTTTAGTTTTATGTGCGACTATGATTTTGCCATTTATCATCCTTGCTGTTATGAAAGCAAATAGAGATAAACCACGCGAGACTGATCCTTGGGCATGCGGCTTTAAATATAGCTCACGTATGCAAATGACAGGTGGCCCATTCACTGGCGACCTTAGAAAAATTATGCAATGGCTATTTAGAGCTGATAAAAAGATCGTTACTAGAAATTATTTTGACGCGGTTGAATATCA